Within the Natranaeroarchaeum sulfidigenes genome, the region GCCATATGTACTGGGCGTGTACTTTCTCGGGATCATGATCACGCTCGGCTGTCTGTTCGTCGGCATTGCGAACTTCAAAGAGCGCAATGATCCGGGCGGCACAGTCTCGCTTGAGGTCCGCACCGAGTCCGGGGAAACCCGCGTCGTCGAGGTCGACCGCTCGGAGGTCCGGTCGGGGGGTCTCGGCGGCATCGGGATGCTCGGCGGGACGCCGGACGGCGAGGTTGAAACGCAGACGAATCGGCCCGGAACGTCAGGAAGCGGCGCACAGAGCGACGCCAGTGCCTCCCGGAGGTCGACCCAGTCGAACCGCGAACCGGGGACCTACGGCACGTCCACCGGCGGAGTGACCCGGTCGAGCGGCGGAAGCGCAGGCGGACTCGGCCCCTCGGACACCGCCAGCGACGGCGGGGCGAGTACGAGCGATATCAGTTCGCCGCTGGGAGATAGCCCCACCACATCGTCGGCGTCAAAGGATGTCGGTGATCAGTACTGCGGGAACTGTGAGCACTTCCGCTACGTCAAGTCCTCGGCCGGGATGCACCCCTACTGTGGCTACCACAACGAGGAGATGGACGACATGGACGCCTGCGAGAAGTGGGAGCCGAACCGCTGATCAGCGTACCGATTCGAGCATCTCGACCATCCGGTTCCAGTGGCTCCCTTTCCAGAAGTACTGCTCACAGGAGCGACAGCGCCACAGCGTTGCCGCCATTTCGTCGCGTGGCAGTTCGTCGGGGACGTACTCCGGAATCTCCGGATCGGCCCCGGAAACCGGCTCGACAGCCCCGTTACAGCGACCGCATCGGCGTGGCGTCTCGGTCGGGCTGAGATCGACCGCGGCCGCGGCGAGTTCCGATAGCTGTCCTTCGGTCTCACGTTCGGTCAGCAAGATGGCAGCCTCCGCACGATCCGCCAGCCGCCGGTCACGCGTCAGTATCGTTCTGTCTTCGGCAACCGCGACCGCGAGCAGGGCGTCGTCGGCCTCGATATCCCGGTCAGGGGCGTAGACGGTATCGTGCCCACAGAGCCGGAGATACGGCGGCAGTCGACCACACATCGTGTCGACGAGAAAGCGCGCCATACGAGACCGTAATCAGTGAAGGAACCCCCGCAGTTCCTCCACGGGCCACGTGTTGACCACGTCGCTCGGCTCGGCCCAGCCGCGACGAGCGGTGTGGACGCCGTAGCGGACGTTTCCAAACTCACCGGGACTGTGGGCGTCCGTATTGATTGCGATCGGTGCTCCGGCCTCGACTGCGGTCTGAACCGGTCGACCCCACAGGTCGAGTCGCGTGGGGTTGCTGTTTACTTCGAGTGCGACGTCCTGCTCGGCGGCCACGGCTGCGATCTCCGTGACGTCCAGATCGAGGCCCGCACGCTGGTTGAGTAGTCGACCGTGGGGGTGACCCAGCACGTCGACTGCCGGGTGTTCCATCGCCGTCGTGAGTCGTTCTGTGGCGGCGTCAATGTCGGCGTCAAGCGCGCTGTGTGGCGAGGCGACGATCACATCCAGCGCGTCCAGGACGTCCTCGCTCACCGAGAGCCCACCCTCGGCGTCGATGTTCGCCTCGACGCCCGTGAGAACCTCGACCTCGGCGTCCGCAGCGACTGCCTCAACGGCATCGATCTGCTCGATCAGTTCGTCGTCGTCCAGACCCGTATTCCCGAAAATACCGGGGCCGCTCGCGTGGTCGGTGACGGCGATGTACTCGTGGCCGAACGCGGCGGCCTGTCCGACCATCTCCTCGATCGTGAAGCCGCCGTCCGACCAGTCCGTGTGCGCGTGGATGTCCCCCCGAACGTCGGCCTCGGTGACGAGGTCGGGAAGCTCGCCCGCGGCCGCGGCCTCGATCTCGCCGCGCCCCTCGCGAAGCTCTGGCGGGATCGTCGGCAGATCGAGGGCGTCGTACATGCTCGCTTCGGTATGCCCACCGATCCGCTCGCCGACGCGCTGGTCGCTCTCGGGAGCCGCCACGTCGCTGATATCAAAGGCCCCGTACTCGTTGAGTTTGATGTCCCGATCGAGCGCGTAGTTACGCAGGTCGACGTTGTGCTCTTTGCTTCCCGTAAAGTACTGCAGCGCGCTCCCGAACTCCGCGTCGACGACGACACGAATGTCGACCCGGACACCGCCGCCCGCCCGGACGCTTGCCTTGTTCTCGCCGGACTCGATCACTGACTCAACCCGCTCCCAGTCGGTGAAGGCATCGAGGACGGCACCGTGATCCTCGGCCCCGACCAGCACGTCGACGTCGCCGATCGTCGCGCGCCAGCGCCGGATCGAGCCAGCCACTTCGACGCGCTCGACCGGATCGCTGTCTGCCAGATGCTTCACGATC harbors:
- a CDS encoding DUF7139 domain-containing protein, with the protein product MTSLADVYEGHVGEVGDVRRLYVGIGLFIAGAVLTVLAMLVATTGLPGLVGIEGEFTPNLIGGVLAGLGVPATLLGVSTILPASDRLRAASVIGASIAVLGVALFWHAYPSDWAGYNQNLTPYVLGVYFLGIMITLGCLFVGIANFKERNDPGGTVSLEVRTESGETRVVEVDRSEVRSGGLGGIGMLGGTPDGEVETQTNRPGTSGSGAQSDASASRRSTQSNREPGTYGTSTGGVTRSSGGSAGGLGPSDTASDGGASTSDISSPLGDSPTTSSASKDVGDQYCGNCEHFRYVKSSAGMHPYCGYHNEEMDDMDACEKWEPNR
- a CDS encoding Mut7-C RNAse domain-containing protein; amino-acid sequence: MARFLVDTMCGRLPPYLRLCGHDTVYAPDRDIEADDALLAVAVAEDRTILTRDRRLADRAEAAILLTERETEGQLSELAAAAVDLSPTETPRRCGRCNGAVEPVSGADPEIPEYVPDELPRDEMAATLWRCRSCEQYFWKGSHWNRMVEMLESVR
- the polX gene encoding DNA polymerase/3'-5' exonuclease PolX — its product is MTTDDEIAGALEAMADLLEAKDVEYKPRAYRRAAENIREHPSSVAALAEDGTDALDEIDGVGDAIAAKIVEYTETGKIEELEELRGELPVEMDALTRVEGVGPKTVGTLYRELGVRTLADLDRAAREEKIREIHGFGPKTEQNILENIEFARSARERELLGDGRPLADAIVKHLADSDPVERVEVAGSIRRWRATIGDVDVLVGAEDHGAVLDAFTDWERVESVIESGENKASVRAGGGVRVDIRVVVDAEFGSALQYFTGSKEHNVDLRNYALDRDIKLNEYGAFDISDVAAPESDQRVGERIGGHTEASMYDALDLPTIPPELREGRGEIEAAAAGELPDLVTEADVRGDIHAHTDWSDGGFTIEEMVGQAAAFGHEYIAVTDHASGPGIFGNTGLDDDELIEQIDAVEAVAADAEVEVLTGVEANIDAEGGLSVSEDVLDALDVIVASPHSALDADIDAATERLTTAMEHPAVDVLGHPHGRLLNQRAGLDLDVTEIAAVAAEQDVALEVNSNPTRLDLWGRPVQTAVEAGAPIAINTDAHSPGEFGNVRYGVHTARRGWAEPSDVVNTWPVEELRGFLH